The nucleotide sequence aggaaggGTGAGAAGAATATTTGGGTGCCACGGTTCTGGCTAACACAGTGATACGTACAACGGAAATCGTTTTATTTGGGGGCGCCGGACAAATTTAATGGTCACGATGATGATATTTAACGTGTTACGGGTTACTCTTACAAGCAGTGTACCTATTAATACACATAAGCTCATGTTAATTTCGCCGCAATATGGAGGAGGAGTGGAATTTTTAGCCAAATGATTCCTGTAACTTATAGTGCTGATTAAATAAGAAGAGGTAGTTAGAAACAACGTTTTATTTCCCAGAACTGCATCatttaacaatatttaaaaaagccTCTACTTGACTTTAACTAATAAGCACAATACGTGCAGACTACGATGGACCAGCATCCTCTCTTGTAGGTATAAATCGGCCTGACTTCATCTCCTTTTCACGAAGATCGTCCTACAGACGACTACTATGTCTTAAGCAAGACGTTCTATCTTAATTCACAACTGACATCCTTCAAAAAAAGCTTATAACTAGTTGCAGTCTTGGTCATGAGCCGTGCTGAACATCAACCTCAGTCTAGTCTCAGGCCTTGTAAAAGATCATCAGAGAGGCCAGGGCGCATGATACCAAGAGAATACCGCTGATGCGAGTTTCTGTGCCACTATTGCAGTTGTCGCCTTTGCAGCAGTAGATGTCACACTCATAGGATCCAGTGGCTTCTTTACAAGTAGGGTTGGTTTTTTCATCACAGTAAGCATCGGTTCCGCACGATTTAATGAACGATTCGGCTTTAGGGGTTTTAAAGTAGAGTTTCACACATTGATCGGACGCCATAGCCGGGCAGGTGATACTTACTCCTTTGCATTTATCCCAGGACTCGGTACTACCGCAGGCCATGCACttcaaactcaaaactgaaaacacaCACGACAAGGAATGCTTAGATGAAGATGAATGAGGTAACAATTTCTACCGTTATTAACTGACCTAGTTTTTCTCAAATGAGAAATTAGctacaaaatttgaaaatttacgcataattatttcatttatgtAAAGGAGCAACTTCAATTTACTTTGATCCTTAATCAACATTTCGATAACCTGGACCCTTGTTTACTTACTGAACATTCCTCTGATATTTTTCGGTATTATTATCAGGAGCAAGGTTCTACGGAAGTCGAAAGGGGATAatccaaaaaaattttgcaaatccgaaaaaaatattaagattCGACATCTTTTTAgacaaatcgcttttgaaaagtttgtcaaatcgagaaaacaatttcaaatcatGGTTTAATTGATAAATCTACAAAAAACTTTCATGCGAATCGAAAATAGATATTTCTATGGACTCGAGGACTCCAAAGAGAAGGTTACGTGAGTATGGGTTGAGAGAGAGAAATGAAGTCTATTCAGAGCTCGAAGTTCGGGAGATAATTAAACGTAAAATTGAAAGCTCTTCATTACTTCTTGGATATCGTTTCAATAAACTTCAGGTCGTATAATTGAAATTCGTGCCTTTTTACAACCTAACCCAGTGTCGATCGCGATGAATGTCCCTTTCAATGTCGGAAACTACACAGGTcatgtaaataaacatttattagtTTCaaatgtcaatcgctcagatcAAATGTCACCACTGTACAAACAAAACGTTGCATAACAAGTTTGAAAAACGTGACAGTTCATGTGGGTCTGCGTTGAACGTGTGCAAAGAATCTG is from Pocillopora verrucosa isolate sample1 chromosome 7, ASM3666991v2, whole genome shotgun sequence and encodes:
- the LOC131784858 gene encoding uncharacterized protein, encoding MKLWFVAAILISVAFPSVLSLKCMACGSTESWDKCKGVSITCPAMASDQCVKLYFKTPKAESFIKSCGTDAYCDEKTNPTCKEATGSYECDIYCCKGDNCNSGTETRISGILLVSCALASLMIFYKA